TGTACTTTTATTATGAAACCACCAGCACATGGCAAATGACCAGGTTAGCTAGTGTGGTGGAGAAGAGAGGTACCCTCGGCGGACTGGTGACTAGAATTATCGCATCGCTTGATTGTGGCGTCCTCGAATGGATGCACTGCCTCCGCCACCGGCCAGTCCCATGGTAATGGTGCCCAGGAGTCCACTGTTCGCCACCCGCTGGACAAACACAACCACTGTGCGCGGCACATCCGATCGGACCACCTGCACCGCCAGGTGCAGCAGGTTGACCACACAGTAGAGCAGACCGCACAGGAGGATCAGCGGCGCCATCACCAGTTTGGTCTGCACTGAGTACCGGGTGGTGTCCTCAAAGTCGAAGAAATCCCAGAGATTGGCGTTGCCCAGAAAGCGTTTTCGTAGCCCGATCGCCTGGTTCTTCAGCCAACTGAAGTACCAGCACAGGAAGATGAGGGCATGGGAGATCACGCAGCCGAGTACCAATCCGGCCAGAGTGATGTAGTCCATCTTGGAGGAAGCTCCGTCACCGGTGGACGTTTGGACCAGTCCGCTTCCGTAAGCCTTAAGCAGCGTCTGGGCCAACATCCAGCTCTGCTGAGCGCTCAGGTCACCCTGATCTGGTGAGGACATCATCTCCTGCAATTCCATGGAATGCGGCCTGCGTCGATGCTTCTTCTGTCGTCTGAGGGCTTCTCGATCCTGGATAAGTCCCGAAGCATCCTTACGCTCTACCTTCTTGTCCTGCATTTCGACTTTGATGGAAAATTGGGAGGAAGACCTTTTCGCTGAGGGTTTTGTCTTAGGGAAGTCCACCTCGCTGCTCCTGGGCATGCGCACACCTCCGTTCATCAGCAAGGCTCTGTCACCCAATGTCACATGCTTGGGCACTACTCCCTTTCGATCCGGCCGTGATGCACCACCATCTCCGCCCGCTGTCTCAGCAATATTTTTGGCAGTCAGCAAATGGCTGGAGCCACCAGTCTGCTTATTCTCCTGGGAGCCACCACCTCCCCCACCTGCACTGAGCCTCGAGCGCTGCACCTGCGGcgtgggcggcggtggcggcaatGGTAGCAGCCCATTCATCTCGTACCTCAGGCCATTGAAACTGAATTGGCGGCGAGATCGCAACTGTGGTGCGGTGGCCACCGAAATGGGCAGCGCTTTGTCCAGCAGATTCAGAGATTTACGGTGATTTAAGTCCTGACCCGGTGCCTTGTCCATGGTGGCTTCTGTGATCTATCAACACCAGGAATTTATAGATGGCTCTCGATTCCCTACACGTTTTCGATATCTTCCTAAATTTCTTCAGACTTCATAGATTTCAACAAATATTCTCttgatttatatttgattCGAACTCCTGAGTCTAGCTTACTTCTTGGAACTTAGAGGAACAAAGTTAGCGAGACGAATGCCGAAAAAGAACAAAAGGTATACGACaaattttctgaaattttctCCAATATCGAATGTGTCTCAGAGAGCTATATTCTGAGTTCCGTCCTAAGTGTACAATACCTTGGGCGTAGACCTTATGTTTGAGAACTTCAAATTCAAAGCCTACtgattatatatgtatattactATCTGATAAATATTTCCTCAATTACATCGATGCCCATTATCAATTGTGAGTTAGACAgatcagaaaattagttaa
This Drosophila simulans strain w501 chromosome X, Prin_Dsim_3.1, whole genome shotgun sequence DNA region includes the following protein-coding sequences:
- the LOC27208497 gene encoding uncharacterized protein LOC27208497 yields the protein MDKAPGQDLNHRKSLNLLDKALPISVATAPQLRSRRQFSFNGLRYEMNGLLPLPPPPPTPQVQRSRLSAGGGGGGSQENKQTGGSSHLLTAKNIAETAGGDGGASRPDRKGVVPKHVTLGDRALLMNGGVRMPRSSEVDFPKTKPSAKRSSSQFSIKVEMQDKKVERKDASGLIQDREALRRQKKHRRRPHSMELQEMMSSPDQGDLSAQQSWMLAQTLLKAYGSGLVQTSTGDGASSKMDYITLAGLVLGCVISHALIFLCWYFSWLKNQAIGLRKRFLGNANLWDFFDFEDTTRYSVQTKLVMAPLILLCGLLYCVVNLLHLAVQVVRSDVPRTVVVFVQRVANSGLLGTITMGLAGGGGSASIRGRHNQAMR